Proteins encoded by one window of Gammaproteobacteria bacterium:
- a CDS encoding transposase: MRRGDQMSWAAEEFADLDLGDARRNKRLI; the protein is encoded by the coding sequence ATGAGACGTGGAGATCAGATGAGCTGGGCGGCTGAGGAATTCGCGGACTTGGACCTGGGCGATGCACGACGCAACAAGCGCCTGATCAA